A window from Triticum aestivum cultivar Chinese Spring chromosome 6D, IWGSC CS RefSeq v2.1, whole genome shotgun sequence encodes these proteins:
- the LOC123146121 gene encoding alcohol dehydrogenase class-3 encodes MASSTQGQVITCKAAVAYEANKPLVVEDVQVAPPQAGEVRIKILSTALCHTDYYTWSGKDPEGLFPCILGHEAAGIVESVGEGVTDVQPGDHVIPCYQAECKDCKMCNSGKTNLCGKVRGATGVGVMMSDRKSRFSVNGKPIYHFMGTSTFSQYTVVHDVSVAKINPQAPLDKVCLLGCGVSTGLGAVWNTAKVEAGSIVAVFGLGTVGLAVAEGAKSAGASRIIGIDIDTKKFDVAKNFGVTEFVNPKDHDKPIQQVLVDLTDGGVDYSFECIGNVSIMRAALECCHKGWGTSVVVGVAASGQEIATRPFQLVTGRVWKGTAFGGFKSRSQVPWLVEKYMNKEIKVDEYITHNMNLTDINKAFDLLHEGGCLRCVLAMEH; translated from the exons ATGGCGTCCTCCACCCAGGGCCAGGTCATCACCTGCAAAG CGGCGGTGGCGTACGAGGCGAACAAGCCGCTGGTGGTCGAGGACGTGCAGGTGGCGCCGCCGCAGGCCGGCGAGGTCCGCATCAAGATCCTCTCCACCGCGCTCTGCCACACCGACTACTACACCTGGAGCGGCAAg GATCCCGAGGGCCTCTTTCCTTGCATTCTCGGTCACGAGGCTGCTGG AATTGTTGAGAGCGTTGGCGAAGGAGTGACCGACGTGCAGCCTGGGGACCATGTCATTCCTTGCTACCAAGCGGAATGCAAGGACTGCAAGATGTGCAACAGCGGGAAGACCAACCTCTGTGGCAAAGTTCGCGGCGCCACAGGGGTAGGGGTCATGATGAGCGACCGCAAGAGCCGCTTCTCGGTGAATGGGAAGCCCATTTACCATTTCATGGGGACGTCGACGTTCAGTCAGTACACTGTTGTGCATGACGTCAGTGTTGCCAAGATCAACCCGCAGGCACCCCTTGATAAAGTCTGCCTGCTCGGCTGTGGTGTTTCTACTG GCCTTGGAGCAGTATGGAATACTGCAAAGGTTGAAGCAGGTTCCATTGTTGCTGTTTTTGGGCTTGGCACAGTTGGACTTGCA GTTGCTGAGGGGGCAAAATCAGCTGGTGCTTCTCGGATTATTGGCATTGACATTGATACCAAGAAGTTTGATGTTG CTAAGAACTTTGGCGTCACAGAGTTTGTGAACCCAAAAGACCATGACAAACCAATCCAACAGGTCCTTGTTGACCTTACAGATGGTGGTGTGGATTACAGTTTTGAGTGCATCGGAAATGTTTCTATCATGAGGGCTGCACTTGAATGCTGCCACAAG GGCTGGGGTACCTCCGTTGTTGTTGGCGTAGCTGCGTCTGGCCAGGAGATTGCCACAAGGCCATTCCAGCTCGTCACCGGCCGTGTCTGGAAGGGAACAGCTTTCGGCGGCTTCAAGAGCCGGAGCCAGGTTCCATGGCTTGTTGAGAAGTACATGAACAAG GAAATCAAGGTGGACGAGTACATCACCCACAACATGAACCTTACCGACATCAACAAGGCGTTCGACCTGCTGCACGAAGGCGGCTGCCTGCGGTGCGTGCTGGCGATGGAGCACTGA
- the LOC123146122 gene encoding 2-(3-amino-3-carboxypropyl)histidine synthase subunit 1: protein MDADDPSTSLAVTAAGAPQSSAKKKPAPKRFIHTPIPASILNDPTLAAAATSLLPAAYNFELHKTAHRIRSSGARRAALQLPEGLLLFSLPLSHLLGPFLAEDPSNDVLILADPTYGACCLGDRPAKALAADLLVHYGHSCLVPVTSSLLPVLYVFVEIRVDALRLAAAVRGAFPDPAAAPRLALAGTVQFIAAVHAAREMLTRDGYRDIVVPQAKPLSAGEILGCTAPTLKKAEGVGVVVFVADGRFHLEAFMIANPAVKAYRFDPFLGVLVLEEYDHVGMKQARKEAVLAARKAKSWGVVLGTLGRQGSLKVLDRVVEHLEEKGLDHTVVLMSELSPTRMELFGDSVDAWVQIACPRLSIDWGEGFKRPVLTTFEFDVALGYVPGWWEKGSRQNGGGGGGSGCCSASGTCGNGDCSSGDCGGDDFGGEYPMDYYSQDGGDWNGCYMKKKPSTGERKPRVRIGSSVQVEEKQ from the exons atggacgccgaCGACCCCTCCACCTCGCTCGCCGTCACCGCGGCCGGCGCGCCCCAGAGCAGCGCCAAGAAAAAGCCGGCCCCCAAGCGGTTCATCCACACCCCGATCCCGGCCTCCATCCTCAACGaccccaccctcgccgccgccgccacctcgctccTCCCGGCGGCCTACAACTTCGAGCTCCACAAGACGGCGCACCGCATCCGCTCCTCGGGCGCGCGCCGCGCCGCGCTGCAGCTCCCCGAGGGCCTGCTCCTCTTCTCGCTGCCCCTCTCCCACCTCCTCGGCCCCTTCCTCGCCGAGGACCCCTCCAACGACGTCCTCATCCTCGCCGACCCCACCTACGGCGCCTGCTGCCTCGGCGACCGCCCCGCCAaggccctcgccgccgacctcctCGTCCACTACGGCCACTCCTGCCTCGTCCCCGTCACCTCCTCGCTCCTCCCCGTGCTCTACGTCTTCGTCGAGATCCGCGTCGACGcgctccgcctcgccgccgccgtccgcggcgccttcccggaccccgccgccgcgccccgcctagCCCTCGCCGGCACCGTGCAGTTCATCGCCGCGGTGCACGCCGCGCGCGAGATGCTCACGCGGGACGGCTACCGCGACATCGTCGTGCCGCAGGCCAAGCCGCTCTCCGCCGGCGAGATCCTCGGGTGCACGGCGCCCACGCTGAAGAAGGCGGAGGGGGTGGGCGTGGTGGTGTTCGTCGCCGACGGCAGGTTCCACCTCGAGGCCTTCATGATTGCCAACCCTGCGGTGAAGGCCTACCGGTTTGATCCCTTTCTTGGTGTGCTTGTGCTGGAGGAGTATGACCATGTTGGGATGAAGCAGGCGAGGAAGGAGGCGGTGCTGGCGGCGAGGAAGGCCAAGAGCTGGGGGGTTGTGCTCGGCACGCTGGGACGGCAGGGGAGTTTAAAGGTCCTTGACCGGGTGGTGGAGCATCTGGAGGAGAAAGGTTTGGATCACACGGTGGTGCTCATGTCGGAGCTCTCCCCGACGAGGATGGAGCTATTCGGGGATTCCGTGGATGCATGGGTGCAGATTGCATGCCCTCGGTTGTCGATCGATTGGGGGGAGGGTTTCAAGAGGCCGGTGCTCACAACATTTGAGTTTGATGTTGCACTGGGTTATGTTCCTGGGTGGTGGGAGAAGGGGAGTAGGCAAAATGGCGGCGGTGGAGGTGGCAGTGGTTGTTGTTCAGCTTCAGGAACTTGTGGAAATGGTGATTGTAGTAGTGGCGATTGTGGTGGAGATGATTTTGGAGGGGAATACCCGATGGATTACTATTCGCAGGACGGGGGTGATTGGAATGGCTGCTACATGAAGAAGAAACCCTCCACTGGCGAGAGAAAGCCGCGAGTTCGAATCG GCAGTAGTGTCCAAGTCGAGGAGAAGCAATGA
- the LOC123146119 gene encoding 28 kDa ribonucleoprotein, chloroplastic translates to MAHSCLSAARTAAALRLPFQADHAASVFPRPARASSSRPHAHRLIAAAPAVPVPRRSRRALAVVAMASQEEATAVEEAQEEDVQETAGQLEEEEPAGDVEEQQPEEEEEQGAAEEASSDGGDGSTGTGSSATKLYFGNLPYNCDSALLAGIVQDHAVPEMVEVLYDRTTGRSRGFAFVTMSTLEECERVIKNLDGTLYSGRTMRVNMADRPKPKAPLYPETEHKLFVGNLSWTVTPEMLTDAFQRCGNVVGARVLYDGETGRSRGYGFVCYSTKEEMDQAIETLNGTEIEGREIRVNLALGKRY, encoded by the exons ATGGCGCACTCCTGCCTCTCCGCGGCGCGCACGGCGGCGGCGCTGCGCCTCCCGTTCCAGGCCGACCACGCCGCGTCCGTGTTCCCCCGCCCGGCGCGCGCGTCGTCGTCCCGTCCGCACGCGCACCGGCTCATtgccgccgcgcccgccgtgccggTGCCGCGGAGGAGCAGGCGCGCGCTTGCCGTCGTCGCGATGGCGTCGCAGGAGGAGGCCACGGCTGTCGAGGAGGCGCAGGAGGAAGACGTACAGGAAACCGCGGGGCAGCTGGAAGAGGAGGAGCCAGCAGGGGACGTCGAGGAGcagcagccggaggaggaggaggagcagggcgCGGCCGAGGAGGCAAGCTCGGACGGCGGCGATGGTAGCACCGGTACCGGGAGCAGCGCCACCAAGCTCTACTTCGGGAACCTGCCGTACAACTGCGACAGCGCGCTGCTCGCCGGCATCGTGCAGGACCACGCCGTCCCGGAGATGGTCGAG GTGCTCTACGACCGGACGACGGGGAGGAGCCGGGGCTTCGCGTTCGTGACGATGAGCACGCTCGAGGAGTGCGAGCGGGTCATCAAGAACCTCGACGGCACC CTGTACAGCGGGCGCACGATGAGGGTGAACATGGCCGACAGGCCGAAGCCGAAGGCGCCGCTGTACCCGGAGACGGAGCACAAGCTCTTCGTGGGCAACCTGTCGTGGACGGTCACCCCGGAGATGCTCACCGACGCGTTCCAGCGCTGCGGCAACGTGGTGGGCGCCCGGGTGCTCTACGACGGCGAGACCGGCCGGTCCCGCGGCTACGGCTTCGTCTGCTACTCCACCAAGGAGGAGATGGACCAGGCCATCGAGACACTCAACGGAACG GAAATCGAAGGCAGGGAGATCCGGGTCAACTTGGCCTTGGGGAAGAGATACTAG
- the LOC123142149 gene encoding uncharacterized protein — protein MAISAASSLALHAAPSATRRRSVVASASAARFDRRSAVLLLLSAAGAGSSLAAVAPAANAAGSIGLFGIRKKLERAEEAAREVGEAAVEAVEAGGEAVAEAGKEVAGEGMQLAAEAGLAGDALVQAGVVAGAEALGVLVGLSVVNGILKPEA, from the coding sequence ATGGCCATCTCAGCCGCCTCCAGCCTCGCGCTCCACGCGGCCCcgtccgccacccgccgccgcagcgtcgtcgcctcggcctcggccgcgcGGTTCGACCGGCGCTCGGCCGTGCTCCTCCTGCTGTCGGCCGCGGGTGCCGGGTcgtccttggcggcggtggcgccgGCCGCGAACGCCGCGGGCAGCATCGGGCTGTTCGGCATCCGGAAGAAGCTGGAGCGGGCGGAGGAGGCCGCGCGGGAGGTGGGCGAGGCGGCGGTGGAAGCCGTGGAGGCCGGCGGGGAGGCCGTGGCGGAGGCCGGCAAGGAGGTCGCCGGGGAGGGCATGCAGCTGGCCGCCGAGGCGGGGCTCGCCGGCGACGCGCTCGTGCAGGCCGGCGTGGTCGCCGGCGCCGAGGCGCTCGGGGTCCTCGTCGGCTTGTCCGTAGTCAACGGCATCCTCAAGCCCGAGGCCTAG
- the LOC123146120 gene encoding uncharacterized protein isoform X2: MATAVLRCPLLASPLPAGGAATASCSGSSRPSRFLLRRRWCPSPLLAVSSDSSKPLASSSTGGGGADPDEEPVLPLLQELADCLVLPPKFLSLLPRDLRLDLNDAAFDLSNGPVLNECGQEVGDLLLDLGKAWEMANTEASNNLAKQLPSMAPYLTASAKSAFGKRLASAGKKFQTMGQYGNGEFKKISETMIKIGKVLSKRPVIQAEVEATKEKRKLKFAGAEFELTAQNAYIGAAVGLVFGFFSWQLAQGVQSSPDDSQPLKVPLLLLGYTSTALSAAAAVGLVVLALQMNPEDKSD, from the exons ATGGCCACCGCCGTGCTCCGCTGCCCGCTGCTCGCCTCGCCTCTCCCGGCCGGCGGCGCCGCCACCGCCTCGTGCTCCGGCTCCTCCCGCCCATCGCGATTCCTTCTCCGGCGGCGGTGGTGCCCGAGTCCCCTGCTCGCCGTCTCCTCCGACTCCTCCAAGCCCCTCGCCTCCTCctcgaccggcggcggcggcgccgacccCGACGAGGAGCCCGTCCTTCCCCTCCTCCAGGAACTCGCG GATTGCTTGGTGCTCCCGCCCAAATTCCTGTCCCTGCTGCCCCGCGACCTTCGCCTCGAT CTCAATGACGCGGCATTCGATCTCTCCAACGGGCCTGTTCTCAATGAG TGTGGCCAAGAGGTCGGTGACCTGCTGCTGGACCTGGGAAAAGCATGGGAGATGGCTAACACAGAAGCATCAAACAACCTTGCCAAGCAGCTGCCGTCAATGGCGCCCTACTTGACCGCCAGCGCGAAATCAG CATTTGGCAAGCGGCTGGCATCAGCTGGAAAGAAGTTTCAGACTATGGGCCAGTATGGCAATGGAGAGTTCAAGAAG ATTTCTGAAACAATGATCAAGATCGGTAAGGTTCTATCAAAACGCCCGGTGATTCAAGCTGAGGTAGAGGCCACTAAAGAAAAACGAAAGCTGAAG TTTGCAGGAGCTGAATTTGAATTGACAGCACAAAATGCATATATCGGTGCTGCAGTTGGACTGGTTTTCGG GTTTTTCTCCTGGCAGCTGGCCCAAGGCGTGCAAAGCAGTCCAGATGACAGCCAG CCGCTCAAGGTCCCGCTGCTGCTTCTCGGCTACACTTCGACGGCCCTGTCCGCGGCCGCGGCGGTGGGGCTCGTGGTGCTGGCCCTGCAGATGAACCCCGAGGACAAGTCGGACTAA
- the LOC123146120 gene encoding uncharacterized protein isoform X1: MATAVLRCPLLASPLPAGGAATASCSGSSRPSRFLLRRRWCPSPLLAVSSDSSKPLASSSTGGGGADPDEEPVLPLLQELADCLVLPPKFLSLLPRDLRLDLNDAAFDLSNGPVLNECGQEVGDLLLDLGKAWEMANTEASNNLAKQLPSMAPYLTASAKSAFGKRLASAGKKFQTMGQYGNGEFKKISETMIKIGKVLSKRPVIQAEVEATKEKRKLKFAGAEFELTAQNAYIGAAVGLVFGFFSWQLAQGVQSSPDDSQFFFFFLMQPLKVPLLLLGYTSTALSAAAAVGLVVLALQMNPEDKSD, encoded by the exons ATGGCCACCGCCGTGCTCCGCTGCCCGCTGCTCGCCTCGCCTCTCCCGGCCGGCGGCGCCGCCACCGCCTCGTGCTCCGGCTCCTCCCGCCCATCGCGATTCCTTCTCCGGCGGCGGTGGTGCCCGAGTCCCCTGCTCGCCGTCTCCTCCGACTCCTCCAAGCCCCTCGCCTCCTCctcgaccggcggcggcggcgccgacccCGACGAGGAGCCCGTCCTTCCCCTCCTCCAGGAACTCGCG GATTGCTTGGTGCTCCCGCCCAAATTCCTGTCCCTGCTGCCCCGCGACCTTCGCCTCGAT CTCAATGACGCGGCATTCGATCTCTCCAACGGGCCTGTTCTCAATGAG TGTGGCCAAGAGGTCGGTGACCTGCTGCTGGACCTGGGAAAAGCATGGGAGATGGCTAACACAGAAGCATCAAACAACCTTGCCAAGCAGCTGCCGTCAATGGCGCCCTACTTGACCGCCAGCGCGAAATCAG CATTTGGCAAGCGGCTGGCATCAGCTGGAAAGAAGTTTCAGACTATGGGCCAGTATGGCAATGGAGAGTTCAAGAAG ATTTCTGAAACAATGATCAAGATCGGTAAGGTTCTATCAAAACGCCCGGTGATTCAAGCTGAGGTAGAGGCCACTAAAGAAAAACGAAAGCTGAAG TTTGCAGGAGCTGAATTTGAATTGACAGCACAAAATGCATATATCGGTGCTGCAGTTGGACTGGTTTTCGG GTTTTTCTCCTGGCAGCTGGCCCAAGGCGTGCAAAGCAGTCCAGATGACAGCCAG ttcttctttttctttctgatGCAGCCGCTCAAGGTCCCGCTGCTGCTTCTCGGCTACACTTCGACGGCCCTGTCCGCGGCCGCGGCGGTGGGGCTCGTGGTGCTGGCCCTGCAGATGAACCCCGAGGACAAGTCGGACTAA